Proteins from a single region of Sphaerochaeta globosa str. Buddy:
- the scpB gene encoding SMC-Scp complex subunit ScpB: MDKKRQAGNEMLQQGPLLSTEARLVEVILFLENEPVSLEKLMKMTSFSQETATAALSEVKEHYALFLHGLDLVESQGSYHFLPSSDLHDNLRSCYGKRVDRRLSRAALETLSIVAYSQPITRREIDNIRGVASDTIIRLLREREYIKVVGRKDVPGHPCLYGTSRKFLFEFNLSSISALPKLSDIDRLRFETETTQETEEV; encoded by the coding sequence GTGGATAAGAAGAGGCAAGCCGGCAATGAAATGCTGCAGCAAGGCCCCCTCTTGAGTACAGAGGCCCGTTTAGTGGAAGTTATTCTCTTTTTGGAGAATGAACCAGTGAGCTTGGAAAAGTTGATGAAAATGACCTCCTTCTCGCAAGAGACAGCTACGGCTGCTTTGTCGGAAGTCAAAGAGCATTATGCACTCTTTCTCCATGGGCTCGATCTTGTTGAGAGCCAAGGTTCCTATCACTTTCTTCCGTCTTCCGATTTACACGATAACTTGCGTTCCTGTTACGGCAAGCGTGTCGATAGGCGCCTTTCCCGTGCGGCTCTGGAAACCCTCTCCATTGTTGCCTACAGCCAACCGATCACCCGTAGGGAGATCGACAATATCCGTGGGGTTGCCAGTGACACAATCATCCGGCTGCTGAGGGAACGGGAGTATATCAAAGTGGTTGGCCGAAAGGACGTTCCAGGCCATCCCTGTTTGTATGGAACGTCAAGAAAATTCCTCTTCGAATTCAACCTGAGCAGCATAAGCGCTCTACCCAAGCTTTCGGATATTGACCGTTTGCGGTTTGAAACGGAGACGACACAGGAGACTGAAGAAGTATGA
- the cmk gene encoding (d)CMP kinase produces the protein MVVAIDGPAGVGKSTIAKMIAQECNFYYLNSGSFYRAYTYLHVQEGKDPMDFPSVLQTAKHYVLTVDEGHICVDGKNIEDQLHTRDVDRYVAKVSAYPPLREFVNEQLRRISKDIDVVVEGRDITTVVFPDAELKCYFDAKPEVRAERRYKQHPEGQDYESVLREIIERDHIDRTKPVGALQVAQGALYIDTSYLTMGQVCEKVLSAIFTLKGE, from the coding sequence ATGGTAGTGGCGATAGACGGACCTGCAGGGGTAGGCAAGAGCACCATTGCCAAAATGATTGCGCAAGAGTGCAATTTTTATTATCTGAACTCGGGCTCTTTTTATAGGGCCTATACATACCTGCATGTGCAAGAGGGAAAGGATCCCATGGATTTTCCCTCAGTGCTCCAAACCGCCAAACACTATGTCCTTACCGTTGATGAGGGACACATCTGTGTCGATGGCAAAAATATCGAGGACCAATTGCATACCAGGGATGTTGATCGATATGTTGCAAAAGTTTCTGCATACCCTCCTTTGCGAGAGTTTGTGAATGAACAGCTTAGAAGAATTTCCAAGGATATTGATGTCGTGGTCGAGGGAAGAGACATTACTACGGTTGTGTTTCCTGATGCAGAACTCAAGTGCTATTTCGATGCCAAGCCTGAAGTACGGGCCGAACGAAGGTACAAACAGCATCCCGAAGGCCAAGATTATGAATCAGTGCTCAGAGAGATCATAGAACGAGATCATATCGATAGAACAAAGCCTGTAGGGGCTCTGCAAGTGGCCCAAGGGGCTCTCTATATCGATACCTCGTACTTGACTATGGGGCAAGTTTGTGAGAAAGTGTTATCTGCTATTTTTACGCTTAAAGGCGAGTAA
- a CDS encoding segregation and condensation protein A — translation MITVQNQENEKEIQGSGKTFHTPIFDGPLDLLLFLIQKSEINIYDIPISDITEQFLAYIKNEKFTELADLTQFYKMAADLLYIKSRMLLPVDLEFDEEYQDPRQELVERLLEYQKFRKYTELLTNTSGSSELFISRKSSQFRLPFGDEELFSEVSLQDLLATFSRLMTTITPNKVFNVYESVTVNEKIALMQELFETKEYISIEDIIIHLDVALHIICSFMAILDACKLRMIMLVQTEPFGPILIRRRDEAFALDYDQLYDGDADQELEVLTDLPITEEEELEFFAEDSQQDADSSCTTTDDGRVFLYDDESEVEQINLDDEE, via the coding sequence GTGATCACAGTGCAGAATCAAGAGAATGAAAAAGAGATACAAGGGAGTGGGAAGACGTTTCATACTCCCATTTTTGATGGTCCGCTGGACCTTCTTCTTTTTTTGATTCAAAAGAGCGAAATCAACATCTACGATATCCCCATCAGTGATATCACCGAACAATTCCTTGCTTACATAAAAAATGAGAAATTTACGGAACTTGCTGATCTTACGCAATTTTACAAAATGGCTGCAGATCTTCTCTATATCAAGAGCAGAATGTTGCTCCCCGTCGATCTTGAGTTCGATGAGGAGTATCAGGATCCAAGACAGGAACTGGTAGAACGGCTGTTGGAGTATCAAAAGTTCAGGAAATATACCGAATTACTCACGAATACGTCAGGTTCCTCAGAGTTGTTCATCAGTCGCAAGAGTTCTCAATTCCGTTTACCTTTTGGCGATGAAGAACTGTTTTCCGAGGTTTCCTTGCAGGATCTTCTTGCAACATTTTCCCGTTTGATGACTACCATAACACCGAATAAGGTGTTCAATGTGTATGAGTCTGTTACCGTCAATGAGAAAATTGCCTTGATGCAGGAATTGTTTGAAACCAAGGAGTACATCAGCATCGAGGATATTATCATTCACCTGGATGTTGCACTCCACATAATTTGTTCCTTTATGGCAATTCTTGATGCGTGCAAGCTTCGCATGATTATGTTGGTGCAGACAGAGCCCTTCGGCCCTATACTTATTCGACGACGGGATGAGGCTTTCGCACTTGATTATGACCAGCTGTATGATGGGGATGCGGACCAAGAATTAGAGGTTCTTACTGATCTTCCCATAACCGAAGAGGAAGAACTGGAGTTTTTTGCAGAAGATTCTCAGCAAGATGCAGATTCTTCATGTACAACTACTGACGACGGTCGCGTTTTTCTATATGATGATGAAAGTGAGGTTGAGCAAATCAATCTCGACGATGAAGAATAG
- the recA gene encoding recombinase RecA → MAKSKETSFPTDLNQKREALEAARIQIDKQFGKGSLMKLGDSDESLDIGYISSGSLLLDEALGIGGYPKGRVIEIYGPESSGKTTLALHAIAESQKAGGIAAFIDAEHAMDPSYAKKLGVNIDELWISQPDSGEQALEIAESLVRSGAVDIIVVDSVAALTPQAEIDGDMGDSHMGLQARLMSQALRKLTGLLSKSNTTIIFINQIRMKIGVMFGNPETTTGGNALKFYASVRIEVRKIESLSKGADDIIGNRVRIKVVKNKVSPPFKKVELDLLFGEGISYVASVLDAALKYEMLEKSGSWYSFNGEKIGQGRDKTLDFLKDNPDVVADLDVKLRALMFPKKVRESKKDREAKKEAAALE, encoded by the coding sequence ATGGCAAAGAGCAAAGAGACGTCGTTTCCTACCGACCTTAATCAGAAACGAGAAGCATTGGAAGCAGCAAGAATCCAGATCGACAAGCAATTCGGCAAGGGTTCACTGATGAAGCTGGGTGACAGCGATGAATCCTTGGATATCGGATACATTTCCTCAGGTTCATTGTTGCTGGATGAGGCTCTGGGTATCGGCGGATACCCCAAGGGTAGGGTAATTGAGATCTATGGACCGGAAAGCAGCGGTAAAACTACGTTGGCCCTGCATGCAATCGCCGAAAGCCAAAAAGCAGGGGGCATCGCAGCCTTTATCGATGCAGAACATGCAATGGATCCCAGTTACGCCAAGAAGTTGGGAGTAAATATCGATGAGTTGTGGATCAGCCAGCCGGATAGTGGAGAGCAAGCTCTTGAAATTGCAGAATCCTTGGTTCGCAGTGGAGCCGTTGACATCATAGTTGTTGACTCGGTTGCTGCTTTGACTCCCCAGGCGGAAATTGATGGGGATATGGGTGACAGTCATATGGGCTTGCAAGCCCGCTTGATGAGCCAAGCGCTCAGAAAATTAACCGGCCTTTTGAGTAAAAGTAATACCACAATAATTTTCATCAATCAGATTCGTATGAAAATTGGTGTAATGTTTGGCAATCCTGAGACCACTACCGGTGGTAATGCCTTAAAGTTTTATGCTTCGGTGCGCATCGAGGTTCGCAAGATTGAATCGCTGAGCAAGGGTGCTGATGATATTATCGGCAACCGCGTTCGCATCAAGGTTGTGAAGAACAAGGTATCCCCCCCATTCAAGAAAGTTGAATTGGATTTGTTGTTCGGTGAGGGTATCAGCTACGTCGCAAGTGTTCTGGATGCTGCGCTCAAATACGAGATGCTTGAAAAAAGTGGCTCCTGGTACTCTTTCAATGGAGAGAAAATCGGGCAGGGCAGGGATAAGACTTTGGACTTCCTCAAGGATAATCCGGATGTTGTTGCCGACTTGGATGTAAAGTTGAGAGCTCTCATGTTCCCTAAAAAGGTACGAGAGTCCAAGAAAGACAGAGAAGCAAAAAAAGAGGCAGCCGCTCTAGAGTAA
- the rpe gene encoding ribulose-phosphate 3-epimerase encodes MEKTSLIIAPSMLSADFSRTAEEVESINKSGAQWVHLDVMDGMFVPNITFGPKFIKDLRSHSDLVFDTHLMVDKPERYITHFAQSGSDYITVHAEASVHLHRTLQMIKDSGCKAGVSLIPSSSITSILPILDMVDLILIMTVNPGFGGQSLIPSTLEKISELASIRTQKGYKYLLSVDGGVNLSTVNMIAERGADVAVCGSAFFCEQDRSGFIQAMWDKARQ; translated from the coding sequence ATGGAAAAAACTTCTCTGATTATAGCTCCAAGCATGCTTTCCGCTGATTTTTCCCGTACTGCCGAGGAAGTTGAAAGCATTAACAAAAGCGGTGCACAGTGGGTTCATCTTGATGTCATGGATGGCATGTTTGTACCCAATATTACATTCGGCCCAAAGTTCATCAAGGACTTGCGCTCTCATTCTGATTTGGTATTCGATACTCACCTCATGGTGGATAAGCCAGAACGCTATATTACCCATTTTGCGCAGAGTGGCAGCGATTATATCACCGTACATGCAGAAGCTTCCGTTCATTTGCATAGAACGCTTCAGATGATCAAGGACAGCGGATGCAAAGCCGGGGTTTCACTCATACCATCCTCGTCGATTACATCAATCCTGCCCATCCTGGATATGGTTGATCTAATTCTGATAATGACAGTCAACCCAGGATTCGGCGGTCAAAGCCTTATTCCCTCAACCTTGGAAAAGATCAGTGAACTTGCATCCATCAGAACCCAAAAGGGATACAAGTATCTCCTGAGTGTCGACGGTGGCGTCAACCTATCGACGGTAAACATGATCGCCGAACGTGGTGCGGATGTTGCTGTTTGTGGTAGCGCATTTTTCTGCGAACAAGACCGCTCTGGTTTTATCCAGGCGATGTGGGACAAAGCTAGGCAATGA
- the dtd gene encoding D-aminoacyl-tRNA deacylase, which yields MKAVIQRVKNAHVTVDQHMVGSIEHGLLVYLGFGKSDTHQNLSWLCQKIVKLRLFSDDLGKMNKALDEVGGQLLVVSQFTLLANLRKGNRPSYDDAADPKEAEALYEAALSLFRAMGYTVASGRFGAHMDVSYTNDGPVTFVLEA from the coding sequence ATGAAAGCAGTCATCCAACGAGTTAAGAATGCTCACGTTACTGTTGACCAACACATGGTTGGGAGTATTGAGCATGGCTTGTTGGTATATTTGGGTTTTGGGAAAAGTGATACACACCAAAATCTTTCCTGGTTATGCCAAAAAATAGTGAAGCTACGTCTTTTCTCCGATGACCTGGGCAAGATGAATAAAGCACTCGATGAGGTGGGCGGACAATTATTGGTAGTAAGCCAATTTACGTTGTTGGCTAACCTGCGCAAGGGCAATCGTCCTTCCTATGATGATGCGGCAGATCCCAAAGAGGCGGAAGCCTTATACGAAGCGGCTCTGTCACTCTTTAGGGCAATGGGATATACAGTGGCCAGTGGTCGTTTTGGAGCACATATGGACGTTTCCTACACGAATGATGGACCGGTTACCTTTGTGCTGGAAGCATGA
- a CDS encoding 30S ribosomal protein S1, which produces MAEEQEMDEKKTKMQDMLQEEYLKSLDGIEDGQLVAGTVVQVNNEYVFVDVGYKSEGRISRDEFASIPEVGEEVKVVIINKEGKGGQIVVSKKRADFKERTDELKAASENRSPILGKFEKVIKGGFEVDLGGEYKGFCPLSKADVVRVEEPETLIGVTDYFIIDKFHGGTKLKSVVNRREYLDQKIKENKEKFFSTVQIGDVVEGVVKSFTSFGAFIDLGGFDGLLHINDMSWGHVTRPKDFVKKGQVVQLRLINIDPETQKINLSLKHMQEDPWTTFEQKYNVGDTIKAPVTKITTFGAFIEIEPGIEGLAHISELSWTKRVNNPKEVLDVGDVVEAKVLGYDLDKKRVSLGLKQLEENPWDTIVDRYPVGMTLSKPVVKITNSGAFVNLEEGIDGFLHIDDISWTKKVKNMASFCAEGDVIEVVVIRVEPENRRIRLGVKQLEGNPWQTLRHDYPKFSTISGVITNVTDFGVFVKVIGDIEGLISKYNLVGPDEEYTDEILKKFVVGEPITAMVVECNPTTQKLSLSVKEMVKRSQQSEIAKYIHEDNDSDTFSLADMMRYKDEDREDN; this is translated from the coding sequence GTGGCTGAAGAACAAGAAATGGATGAAAAGAAGACCAAAATGCAGGATATGCTGCAGGAGGAGTATCTTAAATCTCTTGATGGAATCGAAGACGGTCAGCTCGTGGCCGGTACTGTTGTCCAGGTAAACAACGAGTATGTATTCGTGGATGTCGGTTACAAGAGCGAGGGAAGAATCTCTCGTGATGAATTCGCATCTATTCCCGAAGTTGGTGAAGAAGTAAAAGTCGTCATCATCAATAAGGAAGGGAAGGGCGGCCAGATCGTCGTTTCCAAGAAGCGCGCCGATTTCAAGGAACGCACTGATGAATTGAAGGCTGCGTCTGAAAACCGGTCTCCGATTTTGGGCAAATTTGAGAAAGTAATCAAGGGTGGCTTCGAGGTTGATCTCGGAGGCGAGTACAAGGGGTTCTGCCCCCTCTCCAAGGCTGACGTTGTTCGTGTCGAGGAACCTGAGACATTGATCGGAGTAACAGATTACTTCATCATTGACAAGTTCCACGGCGGTACCAAGCTCAAGAGCGTGGTAAATAGACGTGAGTATCTTGACCAGAAAATTAAGGAAAATAAAGAAAAGTTCTTCTCAACCGTACAGATCGGTGACGTTGTCGAAGGTGTGGTCAAATCATTTACCTCCTTCGGAGCTTTCATCGACCTTGGTGGTTTTGACGGACTGTTGCATATCAACGACATGAGCTGGGGCCATGTCACCCGTCCCAAGGATTTTGTAAAGAAGGGTCAGGTTGTACAGCTCAGACTCATCAATATCGATCCTGAGACACAGAAGATTAATCTTTCGCTGAAGCACATGCAGGAAGATCCCTGGACAACCTTCGAGCAGAAGTACAATGTCGGTGATACCATCAAGGCTCCGGTAACCAAGATTACCACCTTTGGTGCTTTCATTGAGATTGAGCCTGGTATCGAGGGTCTTGCCCACATTTCCGAGCTGTCTTGGACCAAGAGGGTCAACAACCCCAAGGAAGTCCTGGATGTAGGTGATGTTGTCGAAGCAAAGGTTCTTGGCTATGACTTGGATAAGAAGCGTGTTTCCCTCGGCCTTAAGCAGCTTGAGGAAAACCCATGGGATACCATTGTTGATCGTTACCCTGTCGGAATGACACTCTCCAAGCCGGTTGTGAAGATCACCAATAGCGGTGCATTCGTCAACCTCGAGGAAGGGATTGACGGTTTCTTGCACATTGATGACATTTCCTGGACCAAAAAGGTCAAGAACATGGCTTCTTTCTGTGCAGAAGGTGATGTGATTGAAGTCGTAGTCATCCGCGTCGAACCCGAAAACCGCAGAATCCGCCTTGGCGTAAAGCAGCTTGAGGGCAATCCTTGGCAGACTCTTCGCCACGACTATCCGAAGTTCAGCACCATCAGCGGTGTTATCACCAACGTGACTGACTTTGGCGTTTTCGTAAAGGTCATTGGCGACATTGAAGGCCTGATCAGCAAGTACAACTTGGTTGGACCGGATGAAGAGTATACCGATGAGATCCTCAAGAAGTTCGTAGTTGGTGAGCCTATCACTGCTATGGTTGTAGAATGCAACCCCACTACTCAGAAGCTTTCTCTCTCCGTCAAGGAGATGGTCAAGCGTTCTCAGCAGTCTGAGATTGCAAAATACATCCATGAGGATAATGACAGCGATACCTTCTCCCTTGCAGACATGATGCGTTACAAGGATGAGGACAGGGAAGACAACTAA
- a CDS encoding pseudouridine synthase: MKLEYPIRLQAYMAKSGCGSRRFCETLITAGRVTINTKRVTELGTKVNEEDVVMVDDQLIEPADRTYYYALYKPRGYVCTNYDPNEKLYARDLIDIADKNLLFHIGRLDKESSGLILYTNDGDVAQKIMHPSREIEKEYLVSCSTEVRREDLEEALKGIYIDIPQPYRIKRFEILSKKWVRIILTEGKNREIRKIFSYYGYDVKQLVRMRIGCIELGEMQPGQYRALFSSEIEAMLKGETEPVKKRKVTW; encoded by the coding sequence ATGAAACTAGAATATCCGATCCGCCTACAAGCCTATATGGCTAAAAGTGGCTGTGGTTCACGCCGGTTCTGCGAGACCCTGATCACAGCAGGAAGAGTCACAATCAACACAAAGCGTGTGACCGAACTTGGCACCAAGGTCAATGAGGAAGATGTGGTCATGGTCGATGACCAGCTCATAGAACCCGCCGATAGGACGTATTACTACGCCTTGTACAAACCACGTGGGTATGTCTGCACAAACTACGATCCCAATGAGAAACTCTATGCCCGCGATCTCATCGATATTGCCGACAAGAATCTGCTCTTTCATATCGGTCGACTCGATAAGGAATCCAGTGGTCTCATTCTGTATACGAATGACGGCGATGTTGCCCAGAAGATAATGCATCCATCACGTGAGATTGAAAAAGAGTACTTGGTCAGTTGCTCCACCGAAGTAAGAAGGGAAGACCTTGAAGAGGCTCTGAAGGGCATTTATATCGATATCCCCCAGCCATATCGTATCAAGCGTTTTGAAATTCTTTCCAAGAAGTGGGTAAGAATTATCCTTACTGAGGGAAAGAACCGAGAGATTCGAAAAATCTTCAGTTACTACGGGTATGATGTAAAGCAGCTCGTACGCATGAGAATCGGCTGCATTGAACTTGGGGAAATGCAACCCGGGCAATATCGTGCACTTTTCTCCTCCGAGATTGAAGCGATGCTGAAAGGTGAAACAGAACCGGTCAAAAAGAGAAAAGTCACATGGTAG
- a CDS encoding tetratricopeptide repeat protein, translated as MSKNKKDSAEITLTEKIEGSLNSFLARNKKIAIIVLAVVVIGLVVLGIVTSVNQKTLQTQFNSIDLLETSYSELLTMGSEDEGYQAKYDELVAGLNDLASKGKNYPSLKAQYLVGMVAFEKEEYQKALDSFVSTYTNAGKIYLASLALNNAAVSAEELGNDSLALEYYTKVIDEFGLTAAEAPKALFGQARLQEKSGNTDLAKATFQQLADQFPTSEFAKIATNRLALL; from the coding sequence ATGAGTAAAAACAAAAAGGATTCAGCTGAAATTACTTTGACTGAAAAAATCGAAGGATCATTGAATAGCTTTCTAGCTCGTAACAAGAAAATTGCCATTATTGTTTTGGCAGTTGTTGTTATCGGTCTGGTAGTACTGGGAATCGTTACTTCGGTCAATCAGAAGACGTTGCAGACGCAATTCAACTCGATTGATTTGCTGGAAACATCCTATTCTGAACTACTGACCATGGGCTCTGAGGATGAGGGTTATCAGGCAAAGTACGATGAACTCGTCGCTGGTTTGAATGACTTGGCCTCCAAAGGCAAAAACTATCCCAGTCTTAAGGCTCAATACTTGGTTGGTATGGTAGCTTTTGAAAAAGAGGAGTATCAAAAAGCTCTTGATAGCTTTGTCTCCACTTACACGAATGCAGGAAAGATTTATCTTGCATCCTTGGCATTGAACAATGCCGCTGTAAGTGCTGAAGAGCTGGGCAATGACTCCTTGGCACTTGAATACTATACCAAAGTCATTGATGAATTTGGTTTGACTGCTGCCGAAGCTCCGAAAGCCTTGTTCGGACAAGCTCGTCTGCAGGAAAAGAGCGGTAATACCGATCTTGCTAAAGCAACATTCCAGCAGCTTGCTGACCAATTCCCAACTTCGGAGTTTGCCAAGATTGCAACCAATAGACTTGCACTTTTATAA